In Leptolyngbya sp. CCY15150, one DNA window encodes the following:
- the cimA gene encoding citramalate synthase — protein sequence MTLDRLASPTKLWIYDTTLRDGAQREGLSLSIEDKIRIARQLDRLGVPFIEGGWPGANPKDVQFFWQLQEEPLAQAEIVAFCATRRPGRSAADDTMLQPILTAGTRWVTLFGKSWDLHVTEGLKTSLDENLAMIQDSIAFFRSHDRRLIYDAEHWFDGYKQNPAYALETIKAAIAAGAEWVVLCDTNGGTLPHEVSSISQVVVEQVTAYAQQLGLETVPQVGIHTHNDSGTAVANAIAAVMEGARMVQGTINGYGERCGNANLCTLMPNLQLKLGYDCVSDDQLAQLSDSSRLISEIVNLAPDDHAPFVGLSAFAHKGGIHVSAVERNPLTYEHIQPELIGNHRRIVISDQAGLSNVLAKARSFGINLNKQDPTCRHILERLKVLEHEGYQFEAAEASFELLMREALGQRQTFFGVEGFQVHCGMVPDSQAWETNSLATVKLLVNGQHILEAAEGNGPVSALDLALRKALTNVYPVIADFHLTDYKVRILDGTAGTSAKTRVLVASSNGYQRWTTVGVSGNIIEASYQATVEGLEYGLMLQSQAKAALTS from the coding sequence ATGACTTTAGACCGTTTGGCATCCCCAACAAAACTCTGGATCTACGACACCACCCTGCGAGATGGAGCCCAACGCGAAGGGCTCTCGCTGTCCATTGAAGACAAAATTCGCATTGCTCGCCAGTTGGATCGCCTCGGGGTGCCGTTTATTGAAGGAGGATGGCCCGGTGCCAATCCCAAGGATGTGCAGTTCTTCTGGCAGCTTCAGGAAGAACCCCTCGCCCAGGCAGAAATTGTGGCGTTTTGTGCCACCCGTCGCCCCGGCCGCAGCGCCGCAGATGACACCATGCTGCAACCAATCCTCACGGCAGGAACCCGCTGGGTGACGCTGTTTGGCAAATCGTGGGATCTCCATGTCACCGAAGGCTTGAAGACGAGCCTCGATGAAAACCTCGCGATGATCCAAGACTCCATCGCGTTCTTCCGCAGCCACGATCGCCGCCTGATCTACGATGCAGAACACTGGTTTGACGGCTACAAGCAAAATCCAGCCTATGCCTTGGAAACCATTAAGGCAGCGATCGCGGCTGGAGCAGAATGGGTAGTTCTCTGCGACACCAACGGCGGCACTCTACCCCATGAGGTCAGCAGCATCAGCCAAGTGGTGGTCGAACAGGTCACTGCCTACGCTCAGCAGCTTGGCTTGGAAACCGTGCCGCAGGTGGGCATTCACACCCACAACGATTCAGGCACCGCCGTGGCCAATGCGATCGCGGCCGTCATGGAAGGGGCACGCATGGTGCAAGGCACCATCAACGGCTATGGCGAGCGCTGCGGTAATGCCAATCTCTGTACGCTAATGCCCAATCTGCAGCTCAAGTTAGGCTATGACTGCGTGTCCGACGACCAGCTCGCCCAACTCTCCGACTCCAGCCGCTTGATTAGCGAAATCGTCAACCTCGCTCCCGATGACCATGCTCCCTTTGTCGGCCTCTCCGCCTTTGCCCACAAGGGTGGCATCCATGTGAGTGCGGTGGAACGCAATCCCCTCACCTACGAACATATCCAGCCGGAGCTGATCGGCAACCATCGCCGCATTGTCATCTCCGATCAAGCTGGCTTGAGTAATGTCTTAGCGAAGGCCCGCAGCTTTGGCATTAACCTCAACAAACAGGATCCCACCTGCCGCCACATCCTAGAGCGGTTGAAGGTGCTGGAGCATGAAGGCTACCAGTTTGAAGCGGCTGAGGCTAGCTTTGAACTGTTGATGCGGGAAGCCCTAGGACAGCGCCAGACTTTCTTTGGCGTGGAAGGATTTCAAGTCCACTGCGGCATGGTGCCAGATTCCCAAGCCTGGGAGACCAATTCCCTAGCGACGGTGAAGCTGTTGGTGAATGGGCAACATATCCTAGAAGCAGCGGAGGGCAATGGCCCTGTCTCTGCCCTCGATTTGGCCTTGCGTAAGGCGTTGACCAATGTCTATCCGGTGATTGCAGATTTCCACCTGACGGACTACAAGGTACGGATTCTAGACGGAACCGCCGGAACCTCGGCCAAAACGCGGGTGCTGGTGGCCTCCAGCAATGGCTACCAGCGCTGGACAACGGTGGGGGTGTCGGGCAATATTATCGAGGCATCTTACCAAGCAACCGTGGAAGGCTTGGAATATGGGCTGATGCTCCAGAGCCAGGCCAAGGCAGCGCTGACGTCCTAA
- the mnmE gene encoding tRNA uridine-5-carboxymethylaminomethyl(34) synthesis GTPase MnmE, which translates to MAASLSHHETIAAIATAIAPEQGSVGIVRLSGDQSQAIAHRLVQTPGHQAWESHRILYGYIRDPHTQAIVDEALVLLMLAPRSYTREDVVELHCHGGIMVVQRVLQLCIEAGARLAEPGEFTLRAFLNGRIDLTQAESITDLVGARSPQAAQTALAGLRGKLAQPIRRLRQQCLSILAEVEARIDFADDLPPLDDAEIQRQLDDLVQQVQKVLDTAERGILMRTGLKVAIVGRPNVGKSSLLNAWSQSDRAIVTDLPGTTRDVVESQLTVRGIPVQVLDTAGIREASDQVEQLGIERSRRAAEAADLILFTIDAQSGWTSDDQIIYDQVSDRPLILIMNKVDLADAVDPTSLPSVSHIVRTAAAYHQGIEALEDAILDCIHAKTLTAANQDFAINQRQAIALTRAKSALLQVQQTTQEQLPLDFWTIDLRQAIQSLGEITGEEMVESVLDEIFSRFCIGK; encoded by the coding sequence ATGGCTGCATCCTTAAGTCACCACGAAACCATTGCGGCGATCGCCACTGCCATTGCACCGGAGCAAGGTAGCGTCGGCATCGTGCGGCTATCGGGGGATCAATCCCAAGCGATCGCCCATCGCCTTGTCCAAACGCCTGGCCATCAAGCTTGGGAAAGCCACCGCATTCTCTATGGCTACATTCGCGATCCGCACACTCAGGCGATTGTAGATGAAGCCTTGGTCTTACTCATGTTGGCTCCCCGCTCCTACACGCGGGAAGACGTGGTGGAGCTGCACTGCCACGGCGGCATTATGGTGGTACAGCGGGTGCTGCAATTGTGCATCGAAGCGGGGGCTCGGCTAGCAGAACCAGGAGAATTTACCCTGCGGGCTTTTTTGAACGGTCGCATTGACCTGACCCAGGCGGAAAGCATCACTGATCTAGTGGGAGCGCGATCGCCCCAAGCAGCCCAAACGGCCCTAGCGGGACTGCGAGGTAAGCTAGCTCAGCCAATTCGTCGCTTGCGGCAACAGTGCCTGAGTATCTTAGCTGAGGTGGAAGCCCGCATTGACTTTGCAGATGACCTCCCTCCCCTGGATGACGCTGAGATTCAACGACAACTGGACGATCTGGTGCAGCAAGTCCAGAAGGTCTTAGATACAGCAGAGCGGGGTATCTTAATGCGCACGGGGCTGAAAGTGGCGATCGTCGGACGGCCCAATGTGGGTAAGTCTAGCTTACTGAATGCCTGGAGCCAGAGCGATCGCGCCATCGTCACCGATCTGCCAGGCACAACGCGAGATGTGGTGGAATCCCAACTGACCGTCCGAGGTATTCCAGTGCAGGTGCTGGATACGGCCGGTATTCGTGAAGCCAGTGACCAAGTCGAACAACTGGGAATTGAGCGATCGCGCCGGGCTGCCGAAGCGGCTGACTTGATCTTATTTACGATCGACGCTCAGTCAGGCTGGACTAGCGACGATCAAATCATTTACGACCAGGTAAGCGATCGCCCCTTAATCTTGATCATGAATAAAGTAGACCTAGCCGATGCGGTTGACCCCACCAGCCTGCCATCGGTATCCCATATTGTGCGCACAGCCGCCGCCTATCACCAAGGCATCGAAGCCCTAGAAGACGCCATTCTAGACTGCATCCACGCCAAAACCCTCACCGCCGCCAATCAAGACTTCGCCATCAACCAACGGCAAGCGATCGCCCTGACCCGCGCTAAGTCTGCCCTGCTTCAGGTGCAGCAAACAACCCAGGAGCAGCTTCCGTTGGACTTCTGGACCATTGACCTGCGGCAAGCCATCCAGTCCCTAGGCGAAATTACCGGCGAGGAGATGGTGGAATCGGTGCTGGATGAAATCTTTAGCCGTTTTTGTATTGGGAAGTAA
- a CDS encoding DUF2062 domain-containing protein — MRSPRLSSNPVDEPPTLPRRSRRPYRGWRRQLRYLFYRFIRLRGSSEAIARGLAAGVFAGCFPLFGLQTLMGIALAAIFRGNKLVAAAGTWISNPLTYVPLYAFNFHIGRQILGLELEITEGLSLNSWDAFMDTSGDFIASLFVGSLVVGAIASLCSYGIGLWLVRHLRRLRQVRHRRRHHHH; from the coding sequence ATGCGATCGCCCCGTCTTTCCTCTAACCCCGTTGATGAACCCCCAACCTTGCCGAGGCGATCGCGCCGTCCGTACCGAGGATGGCGTCGTCAACTGCGCTATCTGTTCTATCGTTTCATCCGTCTGCGGGGTAGCTCCGAGGCGATCGCCCGTGGTCTAGCGGCAGGGGTTTTCGCGGGTTGCTTTCCCCTGTTTGGGCTCCAGACCCTGATGGGCATTGCCCTAGCGGCCATTTTTCGCGGCAATAAACTGGTTGCTGCTGCCGGCACCTGGATTAGCAATCCTCTGACCTATGTTCCCCTCTATGCGTTCAACTTTCACATCGGACGCCAGATTCTGGGCTTAGAGCTAGAAATTACCGAGGGACTGTCGCTGAATTCCTGGGATGCTTTCATGGATACCAGTGGTGACTTCATCGCTAGTCTTTTTGTGGGCTCCCTAGTGGTAGGAGCGATCGCCTCCCTCTGTAGCTACGGCATCGGTCTATGGCTGGTGCGCCATCTACGTCGCTTGCGGCAGGTGCGCCATCGCCGTCGTCACCATCATCATTAG